Below is a genomic region from Streptomyces sp. NBC_00461.
CGCGCTGGGCCGGTGGGCACGGCATGAACTTCCTCACCAGCAGTGTCGTGAAGGCCGAAGGGGCGGGCGGGGAAGGGGACTTCGACTTCGCGGAGATCCAGCTGTCCCACATCCGCGCCTTCCGGGCCCAGCACCAGGACGGCGAGAACGCGCGCGTCTCGCAGGGCCTGGTCGTCATCCCCACCGACTCCGCCTCGCCCGGCCAGCGCGCGAAATACGAGGAGTACGCGGCCAGGCGCACCCCTCGCACGACCTCACCCCAGGGCCCGGCCCGCCTGATGTTCGCGCCGGACATCGTCGGCACCTCCGAGGAGATCGCCGAACGCCTCCACGCTCATGCCGCGTTCCGCGAGGTGGACGAGGTGGCGTTCGCGCTGCCGTTCACCTTCGAGCACGAGGACTATGTGCAGATCCTCACCGACATGGCCACGAAGCTCGGTCCCGCGCTGGGCTGGCAGCCCGCCGTCTGAGGTCACCAGCGGCCCGGCTCCATTCCGGTGACCGGCTGCGACGGTCTACCGTCCACGCCTACGGGTACGTCGCCCGTCAGCATCACCCGGTGCATGATCCGCGGGACGTCGAGGTGGGTGTTGTCGCTGGGGGCGAGGTGGATGGTGGCCCGGTTGTCCCAGAAGGCCACGCTGCCCGGCTCCCAGCGGAACCGCACCGTGTACTCGGGCCGGACCGCCTGCTCCAGCAGCATGTCGAGGATCGCCCGGCTCTCCGGGCGGGAGACGTCGGTGATCTGCTCGAGGTAGTAGCCGTTGACGAACAGCACCCGCTCGCCCGTCTCGGGGTGCACGCGCACCAGCGGGTGCTCGGAGGCGACCTGATGGTCCAGCAGGTGGCGCAGGTAGCTGTCGTCGCCTGGGCGCGGCTGGTAGCCGACGCCCAGGCGGTGCTCTGCGCGGAGCCCGTCGACGAACGCCCGCACGGGAGCGGAGAGTCCGGCGTAGGCGGCCGCCAGGTTCGACCATGTCGTGTCACCGCCGTAGGGCGGTACGGTCTCGGCGCGCAGGATCGTCGCGGCCGGCGGGTCGATGCGCGCACCGTGGTCGCAGTGCCAGCCGCGCAGCAGCGTGTGCCGTCGGCGCTGCAGCCACTCGTCGTGCTCCATGCCGAATCTCCCGCCCAGCTCCAGGCGGTCGGCGGTCGTCTCGACCTCGGGGACGTCCGGCGGCGAGGCAGTGCCCCGTTTGCGCAGCACGACGGGCTTGCCGAAGCGGCGCGCGAATGCCACGTGCCCGGCGTGGTCGAGTCGCTGCCCGCGGAAGAACACCACCTTCCAGCGCAACACCGCCGCCCGGATCGCGGCGACCACGGCGTCGTCCGGTGCGGAGGCGAGATCGACCCCTGTGATCTCGGCTCCGATGTGCCCGGCGACCGGTTTCACCTCGATCGCCGCGGCCTGTTCGACGCCCGTCACCGTGTCCCGCTCCATCGTCATACGCGCTCCGATGATCACCGGACCGACTCGGCTCGGCCGGCCCCGCATCCGATCTTCGCAGGGAACGCGGGGGATGTTCCATACCAGATTCCCGGGCTCACGGACGACAAGAAACCCGCGGACGGGTACGGGAGCGGACCGCGGTATGACGCCTGAGTACGGATTGAATCATTCAGGCCCCAACTGCCTTTGTGGGCATCTATGTTCACGTCGTCACTCGATCTTCGTCCCCTCGACCCTTGTCGCCAGTCCCTCGTCTCGGGAGGCCTTCACATGCGCAATGCGCTCCGTACCGCCGTCGTCGGCGCGGTCGTCACCGGCACCGTTCTGACCTGCAACACCGCCGGAGCCACGCCGCCCGGCCCGGGGGTGACCGGGCGGCTGATCAGCCAGACCACCGTCGGGGACACCGACTACGTCGTCCGGGAGATCACCGTCCCGCCCGGCCAGAGCACCGGCTGGCACTACCACGACGGCACCGTCTACGGCTTCGTCCGTCAGGGCACCCTCAGCCACTACCACGCCGACTGCGCCGAGGACGG
It encodes:
- a CDS encoding TauD/TfdA dioxygenase family protein; the protein is MTMERDTVTGVEQAAAIEVKPVAGHIGAEITGVDLASAPDDAVVAAIRAAVLRWKVVFFRGQRLDHAGHVAFARRFGKPVVLRKRGTASPPDVPEVETTADRLELGGRFGMEHDEWLQRRRHTLLRGWHCDHGARIDPPAATILRAETVPPYGGDTTWSNLAAAYAGLSAPVRAFVDGLRAEHRLGVGYQPRPGDDSYLRHLLDHQVASEHPLVRVHPETGERVLFVNGYYLEQITDVSRPESRAILDMLLEQAVRPEYTVRFRWEPGSVAFWDNRATIHLAPSDNTHLDVPRIMHRVMLTGDVPVGVDGRPSQPVTGMEPGRW
- a CDS encoding cupin domain-containing protein, which codes for MRNALRTAVVGAVVTGTVLTCNTAGATPPGPGVTGRLISQTTVGDTDYVVREITVPPGQSTGWHYHDGTVYGFVRQGTLSHYHADCAEDGVYRTGTTVREPGGPSDVHLGRNEGTTPLILDVLYILPHGAPFSEDVPNPGCSFQ